In Nisaea acidiphila, the DNA window ACCACGGTCTTGCCCGCGACCGGGCTGTCGTCGGCGACCTGCAGCTCGAAACTCTCGATCTCCAGTTCGCTTTCGAGGTCGCGCAGGACTTCGCGGTTGTGGTCCTCGTGGAAGAAGGCGGCGAGGTCCTCGGCGACGGAGGGGCCGATCTGGTCGATATTGATCAGGTTTGCATAGGCCTCTGATTCCGGATCGCTGGCTTCCAGCATCGCCGCGGTCAGCGCTTCGAGCGTGCCGAAATTGGCAGCGAGCAATTTTGCGGTTGCCTGCCCGACCTGGCGGATGCCCAAGGCGTAGATGAAGCGGTCGAGCCCGATCCGGCGGCGCTCCTCGATGGCGGCGAGCAGGTTGGTGACGGATTTCTCGCCCCAGCCCTCGCGCTCCATCAGGGCATCCGCGTGGACTTTGAGGCGGAAAATGTCCCCCGGCTGCCGGATCAGTTCGTCCTCGTAGAAGGCCTCGACCTGCTTGGCGCCGAGGCCCTCGATGTCGAAGGCGTCGCGCGAGACGAAATGCTTCAGCCGCTCGACCGCCTGGGCGGCGCAGATCAGGCCGCCGGTGCAGCGCCGGATGGCCTCGCCCTCGGGACGAACCGCCTCGCTGCCGCAGACCGGACAATGGTCCGGGAAGATATAGGGCTCGGTGCCGTCCGGGCGGCGTTCCTCGATCACCCGCACGACCTGCGGGATGACGTCGCCGGCGCGCTGGATGACGACCGTGTCGCCGGCGCGCACGTCCTTGCGGCGGATCTCGTCCTCGTTATGCAGGGTGGCGTTGGAGACCACGACGCCGCCGACCGTGATCGGGGTCAGCCGCGCGACCGGGGTGAGGGCGCCGGTCCGGCCGACCTGGATCTCGATCTTCTCGAGGACGGTCTCTGCCTGCTCGGCCGGGAATTTGTGTGCGATGGCCCATCGCGGCGCCCGGCTGACCATGCCGAGCCTCTCCTGCCAGTCCAGCCGGTCGACCTTGTAGACGACGCCGTCGATATCGTATTCGAGGGTCGGGCGGGCATGGCCGACCTCCTCATAGGCCGCGAGCGCGGTGTCGGCGCCGTCGCAATGCTTGGTCATCGGGTTGATGACAAAACCCCAGGACGAGAGCTTATCGAGAAACCCGGACTGGGTATCCGCCGGCATCTCGGAAACCTCGCCCCAGGAATAGGCGAAGAAATGCAGGGGCCGGCTGGCGGTGATCGTGGGGTCGAGCTGGCGTAGCGAGCCCGCCGCCGCGTTGCGCGGATTGGCGAAGATCTTCTTGCCCGCTTCCTCCTGCCGCGCATTGAGGGCGGCGAAATCTGCCTTGCTCATGAAGACCTCGCCGCGCACCTCGAAGACGGCCGGCACACCGTCCGGCAGCGTGTCCGGAATATCGCCGATGGTCTGCAGGTTACGGGTGATGTCCTCGCCCTCCGTCCCGTCGCCGCGGGTCGCACCCTGCACGAACCTACCGTTCTCGTAGCGCAGCGAAGCGGAGAGCCCGTCGATCTTCGGTTCGGCGACCAGTGCGACCGGTTCATTCTCCCCGAGGCTGAGAAAGCGCCGGATTCGGCCGACGAAGTCGCGCACATCCTCTTCCGAGAAGGCGTTGGAGAGCGAGAGCATCGGTTTGCTGTGACGGACCTTGGCAAAGCCCGCCGCCGGGGCGGCGCCGACCCGGTGGGTCGGGCTGTCGGCGCGGATCAGGTCCGGGAAAAGCGCCTCGATCTCGTCGTTCCGGCGGCGCATCGCGTCGTAATCCGCGTCGCTGATCTCCGGCGCGTCGTTCTGGTGGTAGAGCTTGTCGTGCTTGGCGATCTGGGCCGCCAGCCAGCGCAGCTCGAAATCCGCCTCGGCGCGGGTAAGGGTATCGACCGGTTTGACGTCTGCCGGCGCTGCCATGGGGCTCGTCCTCAGGCTGGGTTGAGAAGGCTGTCGGCCGCGGCGCGGGCCTCGTCGGTCACGGTGGCGCCGGACAGCATGCGGGCGAGTTCCTCGCGGCGCTCGCCCTGTTCGAGCTGCGAGACCGCGGTCTTGACCAGTTCGCCGTCCGCCTGCTTGGCGACATGCCAGTGCCGGAGCCCGCGTGCCGCGACCTGCGGCGAATGGGTGACGACCAGGACCTGCGTGTCCGAACCGAGTCTTGCGAGCCGTTCGCCCACTGCCGCCGCGACCGCCCCGCCGACCCCGCTGTCCACCTCGTCGAACACGAGGGTGGAGACCGGATTGGCTTCGGACAGGACAACCTTGAGGGCCAGCAGAAAGCGGGAGAGTTCGCCGCCCGACGCGATCCGCGCCAGCGGGCCGAACGGTGCGCCGGGATTGGTGGAGACCTGGAAGCTGACCCGCTCCATCCCGGCGGCGCCCCAATCATTCTCGTCCAGCGGCTCAAGCCGGGTCTTCACCTGGGCCTTGTCGAGTTTGAGGGGAACCAGCTCGTCCGTCAGGGCCTTGTCGAGCTTCGCCGCCGCGATGCAGCGCGCCTCGGTCAGCGCCTTGCCGGCCTCGATATAGTCGGCGCGGGAGCTTTCTTCCACGTGGGCGAGATCCGCAAGTCCGCCGCCGGCATCGTCCAGAGCGGCGAGCCGGGCGGAGAGCGCCCTGTGTAGTTCCGGCAGGCGGTCCGCCTCGATATCGTGCTTGCGGGCCAGCGCGCGAAGCAGGTGGAGCCGGTCGTCGACCTCTTCCAGCCGGCCGCTGTCCGCCTCGACGTCGGACGCGATCTGGCTCAATGCATGCTGGGCTTCCTGGATTTCGGCGGCGGCGCGATCGAGACCGTCGATCACGCTGTCCAGCCGATCGCCGGCTCGGTCCCGTACCCGTTCGAGGATGCGCTGCGCGGTAGCGACGGCCTGCTCCGCTCCGTCTTCGGCTTCAAGCGCACCGGCGGCGCCGTTCATCGCCTCCAGGATCTGGGCCGCATTGGCGAGCAGGGTGCGGTCCGAGGCGAGGCGGGTTTCCTCACCCTCTTCCGGGGCGGCGGCATCCAGTTCCTCGACATTGTGGCGCAGCAGCTCCTCGTCCGCGCGCGCCCGTTCCAGCTCTTCCCGAGCCTTGCGATGGGCGGCCCGGGCTGCGCTCCAGGAGGCGTGGGTTCGTCCGACCTTCTCCAGCAGCGCGCCATGGCCGCCGAACTGGTCCAGGGTCTCCCGGTGCGTTGCCGGATCCATCAGGCCACGCTGGTCGAACTGGCCCTGGATCTCAACGAGGGTCTCACCGAGCCGCTTCAGGGTGGCGACATTCACCGGCTCGTCGTTGGCGAAGGCGCGGCTGCGGCCGTCCGCCGTCAGAATCCGGCGGAGGATTACCGGACCGTCCGCGTCGATCCCCATCTCCTCAAGAATATCCTGCGATCCATGTCCGTCCGGAACCTCGAAGCTGGCGGTGACGACGGCCTGTTTCGCGCCGTTGCGCACCAGTCCGCTATCCGCGCGCGCGCCGAGCGCCAGTCCGAGCGCGTCGAGCAGGATCGACTTGCCGGCTCCGGTCTCGCCGGTCAGCACGGCGAGGCCCGGTCCGAAGGCGAGATCGAGCCTGTCGATCAGCACCACATCGCGGATCGTAAGGCCGGTCAGCATGTTATGTCAGAAAACCCAGAGCCCGAGGCCGAGAAGTCCTTCGCCGCTGCCGGTCCCGCGATTGGCGCCGGTGGTCATCAGGGCGTAGCTGTCCTGATACCACTCGCTGCCCGGATAGTTGTGTCCGAGCACGGCCGCGGTCCGTTCCGCCTGCTCGTGCAGCCCGAGCGCCGCGTAGGCCTCCGTCAGCCGGTGCAGGGCTTCTGGCACCTGATCGGTGGTGTCGTAATTCTCCACCACGCGCTTGAAGCGGTTTATCGCCGCGAGATACTGGCCCTGGCGCAGATAGAAACGGCCGATCTCCATTTCCTTGCCGGCAAGGTGGTTCCGGGTCAGGTCGATCTTGAGCAAAGCGTCGCGGGAATATTTGCTCCCCGGGAAACGCTGCACGAGTTCCTGCAGTGTTTCCATCGCGTTCCGGGTCAGCTTCTGGTCACGGCCGACATCGACGATCTGCTCGTAGTAGCAGAGGCCCTTCAGGTAATAGGCATAATCGACATTCGCGTTGCTCGGGTTGAGCTGGATGAATCGGTCGAGCGCGCCGATGGCCTCGTCATACTTATTGCTCTGGTATTGCGAGTAGGCCGCCATCAGCTGCGCCTGAGTGGCCCAGACTGAATAGGGGTGTTGCCGTTCGACTTCGTCGAACAGAGGGGCGGCCTTCTTGTAGTCGCCCTCAAGCGCGGTATCGACAGCCTCGTTATAAAGCTCTTCGACGGGCCGCTCGACATATTCGAGCTTCGGCTCGTCCGAGCTGCAGGCCGTAAGGGCGAGAGCGCCGGCCACCAATGCGAGGCTTTTCGCCCGCAGCGGGCCCAGACCTCCAAACGCGAACTTCATCGGATTTCCCCGGACATGTGCCCTTAGAAAATACGGTCCCGGAGCGTTCGAGCCAAGAGGCTTGCCTTCGGCGGACAACGGTCCGCGGAAACGCTCCGTCCAGACTGATCGGATAGAGGAATTAAGCCGTCGCGGCAAGCAGCGGATGGTCGTGGTCGGCCGCCGCCATCTCCGGCGTCATCTCAACCAGTTCCCAGGCGCTTTCGTCTGCGAACAGGGCCCGGAGCAGCTTGTTGTTGAACAGGTGCCCGGATTTCGAGGCATCGACGCGGCCGAGAATCGGCGCTCCGGCGAGATAGAGGTCGCCAACGCAATCAAGGATCTTGTGGCGTACGAACTCATCCTGAAAGCGCAGGCCGCCCTCGTTGAGGATCTTGTCGCCGTCGACGATCACGACATTGTCAAGATTGCCGCCGCGGCCGAGACCTGCCGCGCGCAGCCGGTCGATATCCTGCATGAAACCGAAGGTCCGCGCGCCGCTGATCTTCTCGTTGAAGGTGCCGTTGACCAGCTTCACGTCGAGTTGCTTCTCGGTGATCGCCGGGCTGTCGAACTCGATCTCGAAGTTAACCGAGAAGTGATCGTCCGGAGTCAGTTCGATCCGCCGCCGGTCGTCGGCGGCCGTGACAGGCTTCAGCACGCGGATCGCCTTGCGGGGAGCGTCGAGCTTCGCCACGCCGGCGCATTCGATTAGAAGCACGAAAGGCTCGGATGAGCCGTCCATGATCGGGACTTCCGGGCCGTCGATTTCGATCAGGGCGTTGTCGATGCGGCAGCCGGCGAGCGCCGCCATCAGGTGCTCGACCGTGGAAACAGAGACGCCGTCGCCGTTCTGCAGCCGGGTGCACATGGTCGCATCATGGACCATGTCCCAGCGCGCCGGGACGAGCGGGTTCTTGTCGGAAATGTCGGTACGCTTGAAGACGATGCCGTGATCGGACCCGGCCGGGTGCAGGGTCATCACGCAGTCCACACCGCCGTGCAACCCGACGCCCGTGCATGAAATGCTCGTCTTCAAGGTCTGTTGCGAAATCACGTACGATGCTCCTGCTTGCTACCCCGGAAATGCTCGTGTTTTGCGGGCAAATTCAAAACGGAGTTGCGCTAAATAATTAAGGCCCCAGAAGATGTATCAATATCCCCTGGGGCCCTCAAATCACTCTTTGTGTCTGAATGTTACGCCGTAAATGTCTGATTTAACGGCGTAAAATCCAGGTTAGTTAGCCTGCCGGCGAAGGAAGGCCGGGATGTCCAGAAGGTCGTCGTCCTGACGGGACGGCGCGACCCTTTCCGACTGGTCGAGAACGCCGAGCCGGGCCTGTTTCGGCTCGGAGGCATTGACGTCCACAAAGCGCTGCGGGCGGTCGTCCTGAGCCGGTTCCGGAGCCTTCTTGCTGCCGATGCCGGTCATCCGGGTGAACAGGCTCGGAGCCTTGTCGGCACTGTCTTCGCGGCCTCCGGCATTGGCCATCGCGGCGGCCTGGAACGGATCCGGCTCGCTGCTGGCCTTGGTTTCCGGAACCGCCGGCGGCGGTGCGATGAAGCTGTCGCCGGCTTTCGGTTCGGCCGCCGCCTGCTCCTCCGCCTCGATCGTGCTCTTTGCCGCGTCGGCCTTTGTCTGGGCTTCCAGAGCCGCCTCGTCGAGCTCCATCTCGCCGATCACGAGGGTGTTTCCGGCAACATGGACGGTCTCGGTCGTGGCGGAGATCGCCGGAATGTCGCCTGCCGGCGCGCTCGGAGCGGGAGTGGCGGAGGCGACCGCCGCGGCCGGAGCAGGGGCCGGGTCGGCAGACGGCTTCGGCATCGGAGCGGCCTTCGCCTTGGTCGGAACCACGGTCAGCGGCGGGCGCTTGGCAGCCATGCCCTCGGCGGCGATGCCGGTGGCGACCACGGAGACCCGCATGGTGCCTTCCATCTTCTCGTCGAAGGTCGAGCCGAAGATGATATTGGCTTCCGGATCGACTTCCTCGCGGATGCGGTTGGCGGCTTCGTCGACCTCGAACAGGGTCATGTCCATGCCGCCGGTGATGTTGATCAGCACGCCGCGGGCACCTTTCATCGTGGTGTCCTCGAGCAGCGGGTTGTTGATCGCGGCCTCGGCGGCGTCGACCGCGCGTTTTTCGCCGCTGGCCTCGCCGGTGCCCATCATGGCCTTGCCCATTTCGCTCATCACCGTCCGGATGTCGGCGAAGTCGAGATTGATGAGGCCCGGCATGATCATCAGGTCGGTCACGCCGCGGACACCGGAATGCAGCACGTCGTCGGCCATGTTGAAGGCGTCGGCGAAGGTCGTCTTCTCGTTCGCCACCCGGAACAGGTTCTGGTTCGGGATGATGATCAGCGTGTCGACATACTGGGTCAGTTCCTCGATCGCCTGGTCGGCGATCCGCATCCGATGCTGGCCTTCGAAGTGGAACGGCTTGGTCACCACGCCGACGGTCAGGATGCCCTGCTCGCGGGCGGCCTGCGCGATCACGGGAGCGGCGCCGGAACCGGTGCCGCCGCCCATGCCGGCGGTGATAAAGACCATGTTGCTTTCGCCGAGATTGTCCATGATCTCGGCGATGGTTTCTTCAGCGGCGGCGCGGCCGACATCCGGCCGGGAGCCGGCGCCGAGGCCCTGAGTGACGGTGCCGCCGAGCTGGATCGTGCGGTCTGCGAGCGACTGTTTCAGGGCCTGGCTGTCGGTGTTCGTGACGATGAACTCGACGCCTTCCAGGTTCGAGCGGATCATGTTGTTCACGGCGTTGCCGCCGGCGCCGCCGACGCCGACCACGCTGATCCGGGGCTTCAGTTCGTTGTCTTCGTTGGGGACGGAGATGTTGATGGTCATGGGGGTGGCCTCCTGTTCTCGCGTTTAGAGGGTGCTCTGGGGGATGCGTGCCTCAAGCACGCGGGTCTTTGGCCTTTCGGCCGGGGTCGGTGAACTTTCTGTCACTGGGTAGGCATGGCGCGGCTGTACGGCCGCTCCTGTCGGGTTCGGGCCGGCATGCGCGGTAGGGTGGAACCGGGTCTCGATCATCAGAAGTTCTCCCTCAGCCAGGAGCCGACGCGGCCGAACAGGCCGCCTCCGGTCTCCCTGTTGGCGACGTGGCCCAGACGGGACGCGTCGAGTGCCGGATCGGCGGCATAGGCCAGCAGACCGGCGCTCGTCGCGAAGGCCGGACCGCTGGCGACATCCGCCAGCCCGTTGACCCGGATCGGCCGGCCCAGTCGGACCTGCTTGTCCAGGATCTCCTGCGCCAGATCCCGGAGACCCGGCATCTGGCTGGCGCCGCCCGTGATCACCACGCGGCGGCCGGCGACCTTGTCGAAACCGCTCGCTTCCAGGCGGCCTCGGACAAGTTCGAAGGTTTCCTCCAGGCGCGGATGGATGATCCGGATCAGGAGGGATTTCGGGACATGGTTCGGATGGGTGTCGTCCTGCTCGCCGACCAGCGGCACGTCGATCACCTCGCGCTCGTCGAGGCTCGACGGGATGGCGCTGCCGTAGAGCGTCTTAAGGCGCTCGGCCTCGTGCACCGGGGTGGCGAGGCCGCGGGCGATGTCGCTGGTGATGTGGGCGCCGCCGACCGGCACGCAGTCGGTATAGATCACGCTGCCGTCGAAAAAGACCGCCATGGTCGTGGTTCCGCCGCCCATATCGATCACGGTGACGCCGAGATCGCGCTCGTCCTCGACCAGACAGGCGAGGCCCGAGGCATAGGGCGAGACCACGAAGGCCTCGACGCCGAGATGGCAGCGCTCGATCACGCTGGCGATATTGCGCACCGCGCTGGAGGCGGCCGTGACCATGTGCATGGAGGCGCCGAGACGGTCGCCGCACATGCCGCGCGGGTCGCGAATTCCGCGGCTGCCGTCGATGGAGTAGCCGACCGGGATGGAGTGGATGAGCTGGCGGTCGGCCTCGACCTCAAGTTTCTGCCACTGGCTGAGGATCCGGCGCATGTCGGTGTCGCCGACCTCCTGGCCGCCGATGGCAACCTCGACGCCGACGGTCTGGGAATGGGGGTAACCGCCGGAGAGATTGACGAAGACCCGTTGGATCGTCTCGTCCGCCATCTTCTCCGCCGCATGGACAGCGGCGCGGATACATTCCTCGGCCTCGGCCATGTCGATCACCGTGCCGCTGCGGATCCCGCGTGCGACCTGGTGCCCGATGCCGGTCACCCGGATACCCGGAAGCTGCTGCGCGCCTTCGCCCGGCGCGACCCGCACGCCACCCTCGCCGAGCCGCGCGATCAGGCAGCAGATCTTGGTCGACCCGATATCGAGGATCGCGACGGTGCCGGTGCGCGGCTTGGCCAGACCTTTGCGCATCAGGTGTCCTTCCCGGGGTTGCGGAGACGGCTGGAGATGTCGGGCGCGACGCGGACGACGAGCTGGTTCGGCAGCCGCAGGTCGATGGCGACGACGTCGCGGTCGAGCACGTGATGGTCGCGCTGCAGCTGAGCGAGATGGGACCAGGCCTTGCCCGGCGCGCGTTCCGGCAGCTCGATGTCGACGCCGGTATCGAGGCGGACAGTCCAGCGCCGCTCGCCGATCCAGGTGACCGCGCGCACACGGCGGTTCAGGTCCGGCTCGCGGGCGAGCAGAGTGAGGAAGGAGCGCGCCCGCTCCGGGGCATCCTCGCCGATGACGATCGGCAGGTCCGCGAAGCGCCGGGGGTTCTGGCCCGGAACCTCGACGCCGAGATCGTCGATCAGGGTCAGCTCACCGCTGCGCTGCCAGAGCGCGAGCGGAGTGCGCTCCTCGAGGCGGACGAAGAGGGTATCTGGCAGGCGGCGCTCGATAGTCGCCGTGCGCACCCACGGCAGGGCATCGACGCGGGCTTTCAGCGCATCGAGATCGACTGCGAGGATCGCTGTGCCGCGGTCGGTGGCGATGGCGCCGACCAGCTGGCTGCGTTCGGTACGGTAGCGGCCCTCGACCAGGATGTCGGAAACGACGAGGCCGAACTCGTTGGAGAGCGCCACGCCGGTCTCGTCGATCGCGGCCGCGAGCTGGCCGACGGCGCCGGTGCGGGCCGCGTGCCAACCAGTGCCGGCGACGATCGCGGTCAGCGCGGCGAAGCCGGTGCCGATCAGCACCTGCCGCATGCGGCGGGCGGAAAGCCTCGGGCGCCGGGTCTGGCGCCGCTTGGCGGCAGTCTTCTTGCCTTTGCTGCTCTTGGCCGTGCTCAGTAGTCGCATCGCGCGTCCTCCACCAGCTTGGCGCAAAGCGCCGGGAAATTCATGCCGCGCAGGGCGGCCTGCTCCGGAACGAGAGACGTCGGCGTCATGCCCGGTTGCGTGTTCACCTCAAGCAGGTAAAGGCCGTCCGGCCCGACATCGCCCGCCGTATCGTCGAACCGCAGATCGGCCCGGCTGACGCCACGGCAACCGAGCGCGGAATGGGCCTTCTCGGCCATTTCCAGTGCTTTTTCGGTGACAGCCTTCGGCAGTTCGGCCGGCAGGATGTGGATCGATCCGCCGTCTGCGTACTTGGCGTCGTAGTCGTAGAAGCCGTGCTCGGAGGTGATCTCGGTGACGGCGAGAGCGGCGCCGTCGAGCACCGCCACGGTCAGCTCGCGGCCAGCGATGAACTTCTCTTCCAGCACCATGTCGCCGAACGGCCAGTCCTGCTCGGTCGGCCGGTAATTGTCGCCCGGACGCACGATATGGACGCCGAGGCTGGAGCCCTGGTCGATGGGTTTCAGGACGTAAGGGCGTTTCAGCGCCTCGCGCTCCAGCGCTTCTTCTCGGGACCGCACGACCCCGACCGGGCACTTGATGCCGGCGCGGGCGAAGAGCTCCTTGGCGCGGGGCTTGTCCATCGCGATGGCGGAGGCTTCGACGCCGGAATGGGTGTAGGGGATCTCCATGATGTTAAGGAGACCCTGGATATTGCCGTCCTCGCCGATGCGGCCGTGCAGGGCGTTGAAGCAGACATCGGGCTTCAGCTCGGCGAGGCGGAACGGGATCTGACGGTCGACATCAACCTCGGTCACCCGGTAACCGGCGTCGCGCAGGGCCTTGGCGCATTCATGCCCGCTGGAGAGGGAGACCTCGCGCTCGGCGGACCAGCCGCCCATCAGAACCGCGACATGCTTGCTCATGCGCTCTCTCCCTGCCTGTTGAGCCCGATGCGCCGGATCTCCCAGCGGAGTTCGACTCCGCTCGCGTCTTTCACCCGGCGACGGACCGTCTCGCCCAAAGTCTCGATGTCGGACGCTGTCGCGGTGCCGGTATTGATCAGGAAGTTGCAGTGTTGCTCCGAGACCATCGCACCGCCGACGCGCAGACCGCGGCAGCCGGCCGCGTCGATCAGCTGCCAGGCCTTGCCGCCGTCCGGGTTGGCGAAGGTGCTGCCGCCGGTGCGCTCGCGGATCGGCTGGCTGCTCTCGCGGGCCTGCTTGATCTCTTCCATGGCGCGGGCGATCTCTTCCTTGTCTCCGGCCGGGGCGAGGAAGGTTGCGGCGGTGAAAATCCAGTCCGCGGGGGCGTCCGTGTGACGGTAGGACATGCCGAGCGTGCCAGCGGGCACGCGGCGAAGGATTCCGTCGCCGGTCACCAGTTCGGCGGAGAACAGGACGTCTTTGAATTCGTGACCGTAGGCGCCGGCGTTCATGCGCAGCCCGCCGCCGATGCTGCCCGGGATCCCGGACATGAAGGCGAGTCCGTCCCGGCCTTCGGCAAGCGCGGCCTTGGCAAGGTTGAGGTCGAGCACGGCGGCGCCGGCGGTCACCATGTCTGCACCGAAGCTGATCTGGTTGAAACCGCGGCCGAGCCGTACGACGACGCCCGGAATGCCGCCGTCGCGGATGAGCAGGTTCGAGGTGACGCCGATCACCGTCACCGGCACGTCGGCCGGTTTGCCGCGCAGGAAGGCGGCAAGGTCCTCGGCATCTTCAGGGCGGAACACCACTTCGGCCGGACCGCCGACCCGGAACCAGGTCTGCTGCGAGAGATCCACATTCTCCTGGTACCGCCCGCGCACCTCGGGCAGGCGCTGGATCAGGGGCATGTTGTCGTTGGAGCGGAGTGCGGCCATGGTCATTGCCCCTCCTTTCCGGCAACGCGCTTGGCGCCGCCCACCAGCGGTTTGAGCTGCGTCGGCAGGGCCTGCGCCCAATTGGTGATGCTGCCGGCGCCAAGGCAGACGACCATGTCGCCCGGTTCCGCGATTCCGGCGACGATCCCGGCCAGTTCGGCGGGATCGTTCAGCGCGTAGACGTGGCGGTGGCCGCGGGCCCGGAGGCCGGAGGCGAGGCTGTCACGGTCGGCACCTTCGATTGGCTCCTCGCCGGCGGAATAGACATCCGCGACGATCACGCCGTCGGCGTCGTTGAAACAGGCACAGAAATCCTCAAACAGGTCGTGCAGGCGGGAGTAGCGGTGCGGCTGCACGACGGCATAGACCCGTCCTTCCGGGCAGGCGGAGCGCGCGGCGGAGAGCACGGCGGAGATCTCGACCGGGTGATGGCCGTAATCGTCGATCACCGTGATGCCGCCGGTCTCGCCGGTCTTGGTGAAGCGCCGCTTCACGCCGCTGAAACCGGCGAGCGCCTTGGCGATCAGCTCATCGCTCAGATCCATCTCGAGGCCGATGGCGATCGCGGCGAGCGCGTTCGAAACATTGTGCTTGCCGTACATCGGCAGCTCGAGACCTTCGAGCGTGCGCTCGCTGTCATGCAGGCGGTCGGCGATCACCACGTCGAATTTCGCGCCGGAAGGGGTGATCTCCAGGTTCACGGCGCGGATGTCGGCCTGCGGCGAGAAGCCGTAGGTGATAATGCGACGGTCGGCGACGCGCGGGATCAGCTTCTGCACCGTCGGGTGGTCGATGCACATGGTCGCGAAACCGTAGAATGGGATGTTCGCGACGAACGCCCGGAAGGCTTCCTGAAGGCGGTCGAAATCGCCATGGAAGTCGAGATGCTCGGGATCGATATTGGTGACGACGGCGATGGTCGCGGGCAGGCGATTGAAGCTGCCGTCGCTCTCGTCCGCTTCGACCACCATCCAGTCGCCGGAGCCGAGCCGGGCATTGGTGCCGTAGGCATTGATGATGCCGCCATTGATCACCGTCGGATCGAGCCCGGCGGTGTCCAGCATGGCGGCGACAAGAGAGGTCGTCGTGGTCTTGCCGTGGGTGCCGGCACAGGCGATGGACCATTTCAGCCGCATCAGCTCGCCGAGCATTTCCGCGCGATGGACGACAGGCAGCATGCGCTCGCGCGCGGCCAGCAGTTCCGGGTTGTCCGGCTTGATCGCGGTCGAGATGACGACGATGGAGGCGTCCTCGATATTCGCGGCCTCCTGGCCGACGAAGACCTTGATGCCAAGCTCCTTCAGGCGGCGCACGTTCGGATTTTCCGCGATGTCGCTGCCCTGCACGGAATAGCCGAGATTGTGCAGTACCTCGGCAATGCCGGACATACCGATCCCGCCGATGCCGGTGAAGTGCATGGTTCCGATGCTGAGCGGCATCTCTCTCATGCGGCGCATCCTTGTTGCGGGTTCGAATTGGCGACGGCGAGGGCCGGCGCGGTGGCGATCACGAGGTCGGCGAGGCGGTCGGCGGCATCCGGCGTGCCGAGGTCGCGTGCCGCGGCGGCGGCGCGGTTTAGCCGGTCCGGCGCCTTCAGGAGGCCGAGCAGGGCGCCCGCCAGTTTCGGCGAGGTGAACTCATCCGGCTCC includes these proteins:
- the ligA gene encoding NAD-dependent DNA ligase LigA gives rise to the protein MAAPADVKPVDTLTRAEADFELRWLAAQIAKHDKLYHQNDAPEISDADYDAMRRRNDEIEALFPDLIRADSPTHRVGAAPAAGFAKVRHSKPMLSLSNAFSEEDVRDFVGRIRRFLSLGENEPVALVAEPKIDGLSASLRYENGRFVQGATRGDGTEGEDITRNLQTIGDIPDTLPDGVPAVFEVRGEVFMSKADFAALNARQEEAGKKIFANPRNAAAGSLRQLDPTITASRPLHFFAYSWGEVSEMPADTQSGFLDKLSSWGFVINPMTKHCDGADTALAAYEEVGHARPTLEYDIDGVVYKVDRLDWQERLGMVSRAPRWAIAHKFPAEQAETVLEKIEIQVGRTGALTPVARLTPITVGGVVVSNATLHNEDEIRRKDVRAGDTVVIQRAGDVIPQVVRVIEERRPDGTEPYIFPDHCPVCGSEAVRPEGEAIRRCTGGLICAAQAVERLKHFVSRDAFDIEGLGAKQVEAFYEDELIRQPGDIFRLKVHADALMEREGWGEKSVTNLLAAIEERRRIGLDRFIYALGIRQVGQATAKLLAANFGTLEALTAAMLEASDPESEAYANLINIDQIGPSVAEDLAAFFHEDHNREVLRDLESELEIESFELQVADDSPVAGKTVVFTGTLTSVSRNEAKAKAESLGAKVAGSVSKKTDYVIVGADAGSKARKAEELGVAILTEEEWLELIDTA
- the recN gene encoding DNA repair protein RecN; translation: MLTGLTIRDVVLIDRLDLAFGPGLAVLTGETGAGKSILLDALGLALGARADSGLVRNGAKQAVVTASFEVPDGHGSQDILEEMGIDADGPVILRRILTADGRSRAFANDEPVNVATLKRLGETLVEIQGQFDQRGLMDPATHRETLDQFGGHGALLEKVGRTHASWSAARAAHRKAREELERARADEELLRHNVEELDAAAPEEGEETRLASDRTLLANAAQILEAMNGAAGALEAEDGAEQAVATAQRILERVRDRAGDRLDSVIDGLDRAAAEIQEAQHALSQIASDVEADSGRLEEVDDRLHLLRALARKHDIEADRLPELHRALSARLAALDDAGGGLADLAHVEESSRADYIEAGKALTEARCIAAAKLDKALTDELVPLKLDKAQVKTRLEPLDENDWGAAGMERVSFQVSTNPGAPFGPLARIASGGELSRFLLALKVVLSEANPVSTLVFDEVDSGVGGAVAAAVGERLARLGSDTQVLVVTHSPQVAARGLRHWHVAKQADGELVKTAVSQLEQGERREELARMLSGATVTDEARAAADSLLNPA
- a CDS encoding outer membrane protein assembly factor BamD; the encoded protein is MKFAFGGLGPLRAKSLALVAGALALTACSSDEPKLEYVERPVEELYNEAVDTALEGDYKKAAPLFDEVERQHPYSVWATQAQLMAAYSQYQSNKYDEAIGALDRFIQLNPSNANVDYAYYLKGLCYYEQIVDVGRDQKLTRNAMETLQELVQRFPGSKYSRDALLKIDLTRNHLAGKEMEIGRFYLRQGQYLAAINRFKRVVENYDTTDQVPEALHRLTEAYAALGLHEQAERTAAVLGHNYPGSEWYQDSYALMTTGANRGTGSGEGLLGLGLWVF
- the lpxC gene encoding UDP-3-O-acyl-N-acetylglucosamine deacetylase encodes the protein MISQQTLKTSISCTGVGLHGGVDCVMTLHPAGSDHGIVFKRTDISDKNPLVPARWDMVHDATMCTRLQNGDGVSVSTVEHLMAALAGCRIDNALIEIDGPEVPIMDGSSEPFVLLIECAGVAKLDAPRKAIRVLKPVTAADDRRRIELTPDDHFSVNFEIEFDSPAITEKQLDVKLVNGTFNEKISGARTFGFMQDIDRLRAAGLGRGGNLDNVVIVDGDKILNEGGLRFQDEFVRHKILDCVGDLYLAGAPILGRVDASKSGHLFNNKLLRALFADESAWELVEMTPEMAAADHDHPLLAATA
- the ftsZ gene encoding cell division protein FtsZ, with amino-acid sequence MTINISVPNEDNELKPRISVVGVGGAGGNAVNNMIRSNLEGVEFIVTNTDSQALKQSLADRTIQLGGTVTQGLGAGSRPDVGRAAAEETIAEIMDNLGESNMVFITAGMGGGTGSGAAPVIAQAAREQGILTVGVVTKPFHFEGQHRMRIADQAIEELTQYVDTLIIIPNQNLFRVANEKTTFADAFNMADDVLHSGVRGVTDLMIMPGLINLDFADIRTVMSEMGKAMMGTGEASGEKRAVDAAEAAINNPLLEDTTMKGARGVLINITGGMDMTLFEVDEAANRIREEVDPEANIIFGSTFDEKMEGTMRVSVVATGIAAEGMAAKRPPLTVVPTKAKAAPMPKPSADPAPAPAAAVASATPAPSAPAGDIPAISATTETVHVAGNTLVIGEMELDEAALEAQTKADAAKSTIEAEEQAAAEPKAGDSFIAPPPAVPETKASSEPDPFQAAAMANAGGREDSADKAPSLFTRMTGIGSKKAPEPAQDDRPQRFVDVNASEPKQARLGVLDQSERVAPSRQDDDLLDIPAFLRRQAN